A window of the Cannabis sativa cultivar Pink pepper isolate KNU-18-1 chromosome X, ASM2916894v1, whole genome shotgun sequence genome harbors these coding sequences:
- the LOC133031821 gene encoding actin-depolymerizing factor 5-like produces the protein MAMAFKMATTGMWVTDECKNSFMEMKWKKVHRYIVFKIEEKSRLVTVDKVGGPGESYDDLAASLPTDDCRYAVFDFDFVTVDNCRKSKIFFIAWSPTASRIRAKMLYATSKAGLRRALDGVHYEVQATDPTEMAMDVIQDRAN, from the exons ATGGCTATGGCTTTTAAGATG GCGACAACTGGAATGTGGGTAACCGATGAGTGCAAGAACTCATTCATGGAGATGAAATGGAAGAAGGTACACAGGTACATAGTGTTCAAGATCGAAGAGAAATCAAGGCTCGTCACCGTCGACAAGGTGGGTGGTCCAGGCGAGAGCTACGATGACTTAGCTGCGTCTTTGCCTACCGATGACTGTAGATATGCCGTGTTTGATTtcgattttgtaactgtcgacAATTGCCGGAAGAGCAAAATCTTCTTTATTGCTTG GTCTCCAACAGCTTCAAGGATTAGAGCAAAAATGCTCTATGCAACCTCTAAAGCTGGGCTGAGAAGAGCTCTAGATGGAGTCCACTATGAAGTTCAGGCTACTGATCCCACTGAGATGGCAATGGATGTGATTCAGGACAGGGCAAACTAG